The Paraburkholderia caffeinilytica genome segment GCAACGCGGCGGCGCAACGAAAAAAGGCCGGCTCAAAAAGAGCCGGCCTTTCTTTTTGTACTTTTTGTACTTTTCGAATTTCCATTCAGCGGCCAGGACAAAACGCCGCCATCGAGGCGCTCAGCGCATCAGAAGAACGCCTGAATCCCCGTCTGCGCGCGCCCGAGAATCAGCGCGTGAATGTCGTGCGTGCCTTCATACGTGTTCACGACTTCCAGATTGACCAGATGACGCGCGATGCCGAACTCGTCCGAGATGCCGTTGCCGCCGAGCATGTCACGCGCGAGCCGGGCGATGTCCAGCGCCTTGCCGCACGAATTGCGCTTCATGATCGACGTTATTTCGACGGCGGCCGTGCCTTCATCTTTCATGCGGCCGAGACGCAGCACGCCTTGCAGACCAAGTGTGATTTCGGTCTGCATGTCGGCGAGCTTTTTCTGGATCAACTGGTTTGCGGCGAGCGGCCGGCCGAACTGCTTGCGATCCAGCACGTACTGACGTGCCGTATGCCAGCACGCTTCAGCCGCGCCGAGCGCGCCCCAGGCAATGCCGTAGCGCGCCGAGTTCAGACATGTGAACGGACCACGCAAGCCGCTGACTTCGGGGAAGCGGTTTTCTTCCGGCACGAACACGTCGTCGAGCACGATCTCGCCGGTGATCGATGCACGCAGGCCGACCTTGCTATGAATGGTCGGCGCCGACAGCCCCTTCCACCCTTTCTCGAGAATGAAGCCGCGGATCGAATCCTTGCCGTCCTCTTCGAGCTTGGCCCAGACGACGAACACGTCGGCGATCGGCGAATTGGTGATCCACATCTTCGCGCCCGACAGCAAATAGCCGCCGTCGACTTTCTTCGCCCGTGTGATCATGCTGCCCGGATCGGAGCCGTGGTTCGGTTCGGTCAGGCCGAAGCAGCCGATCCATTCGCCGGTGACGAGCTTCGGCAGGTACTTCTGCTTTTGCGCTTCCGAGCCGAATTCGTAAATCGGCACCATGACGAGCGACGATTGAACCGACATCATCGACCGGTAGCCGGAATCGACGCGCTCCACTTCACGCGC includes the following:
- a CDS encoding acyl-CoA dehydrogenase: MAEAAQFHWEDPLLLDQQLTEDERMVRDAAAAYAQDKLQPRVLEAFRHEKTDIEIFREMGELGLLGPTIPEQYGGPGLNYVAYGLIAREVERVDSGYRSMMSVQSSLVMVPIYEFGSEAQKQKYLPKLVTGEWIGCFGLTEPNHGSDPGSMITRAKKVDGGYLLSGAKMWITNSPIADVFVVWAKLEEDGKDSIRGFILEKGWKGLSAPTIHSKVGLRASITGEIVLDDVFVPEENRFPEVSGLRGPFTCLNSARYGIAWGALGAAEACWHTARQYVLDRKQFGRPLAANQLIQKKLADMQTEITLGLQGVLRLGRMKDEGTAAVEITSIMKRNSCGKALDIARLARDMLGGNGISDEFGIARHLVNLEVVNTYEGTHDIHALILGRAQTGIQAFF